TTATTTTCGTCATCCTCCCACCTTCGTTTTATTTTCGTCATCCTCCCACCTCCGTTAACTCGCTACCCTCCTGCGAAAAAACCGGTGCCAAAAAAAAACCCTACGATCGATCCCTCGTGCCCACAGCAGATCGTTCTCCGCAGCCAACCAGCCCTTCGCACGCCCGATCCACCCCTTCGCCCCCGCCGCGGCCGATCCATCCCTGTGCCGCGGCCGATCCCAACCTTCGCCGTCGCCCTCGCACATCAAAGCAGCCGCCCGTCCATCGTACGATCTGCTTCAGGATCGCTGCAGGAGGCGGCGATTTGCTGTGGGATCGCTTCAGGAGACGGGGCCGCGATCCTGTTTACGATACGCCGGCGATCACGCCCAGGATCCGATGGCGATCCCCTTCTGGACACACACATCAGATCGGCCGGCGCTGATCCCCTTTCAGTAGTACGTAATGCAAGTTCATACACAATAGTCTGTGCGGTACCTATGTTCAAAAACCACATAATCGCTGCAGGAGGCGGCGATCTGCTGTGGGATCGCTTCAGGAGATGGGGCCGCGATCCCGTTTACGAGACGCCGGCGATCACGCCCAGGATTGCACGGCGATCCCCTTCTGGACACGCACATCATCTCAGTAGTACGTATTGCAAGTTCATACACAATACAGTACCTATGTTCAAAAATTACATACAGAATTTAGTTCAAAATAGGGAGCCACAGAATCTCTAATGGCTTCCTTTCCTGGAGCATGGTAGGCCAAACACCCGTTCTGAAATTGACAAGAAAGAACTGGTTATGAAACTTGGCTCAGAATCGCTTAGGAGCTGCTAATTCCATACATCAACTTCATGACGAGCATGTATTATTTGCAGATCTGAGTTTGTTGCTTGTACTTACTTGGATTGCTCAATGTCGGCAACCTGGCAGTACATCCAGAATAGGGATCCAGCAGATCCGCTTAGTGTACATATACATCAACCTCATGACTTCCTTTCTTGGAGCATGGTAGGCCAGACACCCGTTCTGAAATTGACAATAAATAACTGTTTAAGAAACTTGCAACAGAATCGCTTAGGAGCTGCTAATTCCATACATCAACTTCATGACGAGCTATTTACGCAAGTTGCTGTACATCTTCATGCACCATTCTGACTATACATATACATCAACTTAGGGATCCAGCAGATCCGCTTAGTGTACATATACATCAACTTCATGACGAGCATGTATTATTTGCAAAACTGAGTGTGTTGCTTCTACTTACTTGGATTGCTGACTGTCGGCAACATTCACAGCCTCTATTCTTCTCACTTGACCTGCTGGGTGTGCTGCTTGTTCTTCTTACTTTGCCAGATCGTCCCGGAGCAGTATGACCGATTCGTTTCCGCAGAGCTCCCAGACAAGCATAAGTATTCGGAATTGTATGCAATGGTGGTAAAACATATGATGCACGGACCATGCGGTGCTCTCAACCAGAAGAATGTTTACATGCAAGAAAACGGATGCTAGTGCAGATACCCGCGGCCGTTCAATGAAAACACAGCACAGGGGAAGGACTCGTACCCAGTTTATCGACGTAGAGACGATGGAAGGCGTGCTAAGGTCCGAGGGAAGATGTTGGACAATAGATGGGTTGTGCCTTATAACCCATACCTTCTGCGGATGTTCAATTGCCACATCAACGTTGAGGTTTGCTCTAGCATAAAGGCCGGCAAATATCTTTACAAGTACATTTACAAGGGACATGATAAGGCTTCTTTCAGCATCGACCAGCCCGACGCCAATGGTAACATTGATGAGATCAAGAGATACGTTGACGCAAGGTGGATCACCCCTCCGGAGGCTATGTGGAGGATATTTGGCTTTCCACTTTGCGCCAATTACCCGCCTGTCTTGCAGTTGCCTCTTCATCTCCCGAATATGCACAGGGTCGCATTCAATGCGCAGGCTGACTTGAAAAATGTTGTCGCCTCAGAAATAATTCAAAATCCATGTTAACGGAGTATTTAAAGGCTAACCAGGAACACCCTCGGGCTAGGCATATATTGTACAAGGATTTTCCCGGAAGCTTCACGTGGCAGAAGAAAAAGAAGTTTTGGAAGCCGCGGGTCGAGCGTTTTCAAATAGGCCGCATCGTGTCTGCCAATCCTGCCGAGGGGGAGCGATACTATCTGCGTGTGTTGCTAAACCATGTTACGGGCAAAACATCCTTCGACGACTTGCTCACCGTGGACGGCGTGCTATGTGGGAGCTTTAGATAAGCTGCTGAAAGGTTGGGACTCATTGAGGCAGACAACACGCTCGACGACTGTCTTACTGAGGCTGAGCAGTGGGCGATGTCATGTTCTCTTAGGAGGCTCTTCGCAACCATCTTGGTGCACTGCGAGCCAGGCGACGTGCGTGGTTTATGGGATAGGCACCTCGAGCCTATGTCAGATGACTATCGTCGATCACGCACGTCCCCTGACGAGGTGGAGCAGATGGTGTTGCTAGACATTAGGGGTATGTTGCAGTCCATGGGTAAAGACATTGTTGATTTCGCTCTTCCAAGCATAGATGATGCGTTTGACCCAACCGAGGGCGAGGCAAGAGAGGTCATCGAGGAATCAACTGTTGAGTTTGACGTGGATGACACTAAGTTGTCATCTTCCCTGAACTTGGAGCAGAGGGCCGCATACGACGAGATACTAGCGGCTATTGAATGCGATGATGGGGGTGTATTCTTTGTTGATGGCCCTGGAGGTACAGGGAAGACCTTCCTATACAGGGCGATGCTTGCCAAGGTGAGGAGCAAGGGCAAGATTGgtatcgctaccgcgacgtcgggCGTCGCCGCTTCTATCATGCCTGGCGGCAGGACTGCCCACTCGAGGTTCAAGATCCCATTGAGTTGCGATGATGGAGCCTCGTGCAGCTTTACCAAGCAGAGTGGGACCGCCAAGCTGCTAAGGATGGCCTCATTGATAATATGGGACGAGGCCAGCATGACGAAGCGACAAGCGGTCGAGGCATTGGACAATAGCATGCGCGACATCATGGGAATATGTGACCGACCCTTTGGAGGAAAGACTGTTGTTTTTGGCGGGGACTTTAGGCAGGTGCTTCCGGTCGTCAGAAGGGGGTCGCGGGGCTAGATAATTGATGCAACCCTTCGAAGTTCTCATCTATGGAAGGGTATGCGGCGGCTTCGGCTCATCACCAACATGAGGGCTCATAATGACAGGTGGTTTGCAGATTACTTGCTAAGGGTCGGCAATGGCACTGAGGATGTCGACGATCAAGGGAACATACTACTCCCTGAAGATATTTGTCTGCCGTCTACAGGCGAGGTTGACGACCTGGAGAAACTTATTGACCATGTATTTCCGAGTCTAGATGACAACATGTCTGATTCTAATTACATGACATCTTGAGCAATCCTTTCCACGACAAAGGACAACGTCGACAAGATAAACATCCGCATGATAGAGCGTTTTCATGGAGATGAAGTAATCTACCATAGCTTTGACAGTGCGGAGGACGACCCATATGGCTACTACGCTCAGGAGTTTCTGAATGGATTGACTCCTAATGGTCTTCCTCCGCATGCACTCAAGCTAAAGCTGAACTGCCATGTCATACTTCTAAGGAACATTGATCCAGCTAATGGACTGTGTAACGGCACTAGGCTTGTTGTTAGAGGTTTTGAGAGGAACACCATTGATGCAGAAATCGTGATTGGACAACACGCTGGTAGGAGGGTCTTCCTTCCTCGAATACCTCTCTGCCCATCTGAAAACGGCATGTTTCCGTTCAAGTTTAAGAGAAAGCAATTTCCTATAAGGCTTAGCTTTGCTATGACCATTAACAAGGCTCAAGGGCAGACCATCCCGATTGTTGGTGTCTACCTACCCAATCCCGTGTTCTCTCATGGTCAGCTCTATGTTGCTTTGTCTCGAGCCACCGCGAAGAGAAACATAAAGATACTCATTCAGAAGGAGAAGCCGAAGGAGAAGGCCAACAAGCTAAAGGACAATCCAAAGAAGCGAAAAAGACCGATTGTGTCCTTACTGACCTCGATGAAGAACATCGTCTACAAGGAAGTCCTTACAGGCTGAAGTCTGGTCTTAATAGACTGGCAGGTTTAGTAATGACAGAGCATTTACTCTTGCGATGGTCAAGATATGCTGTAATTCATTTTTTTACATATATATTTTTATTTGGTATTTTGATAGTTGGAGGTATACACCATCATCGCCGTTATAGATTTTCTACAAGCATACTTTTTCATGTGTAATATGTGATTCAGATATAATGATTGGCAGGATAAAGACCTGGAACATGCAATGAAACTTTGTATTACAGCAAGTTATCATATCTGTTGTTATTATTTTGGTATTTTGATAGTATGTTTGAATGTAAGCTTATGGACGTCCTTATTATCCTCTGCAATCATTTGCTAGGTCAGAACTATAAAATTCTGATTGGTCTGAATTATAGGACCAACACACGCAGGAGGGAAGTTTgtgtagcttgtgaagatatatTTTGCATATGTACTTCAAATAAATAATAAAATGTTAGCCTGCGTACTTGCGAATAAGTTTAAATGCCCGCGTGACTTTGGAAAATGTGACAATGCACATGTCTGATCGCTGAAGTGTACAATCTTTGGAACAAAGTTAGAATACTTGGTACTTTCACGTATCTAAACTAATTATTTAACAGTTCAGTTCAGGTTACATATTTTTTTTCTTGCATTGGTTCATTTACCTTCATGAATTTACTGCGGATCTGAAATAGTTCAGATCTAAAAAATTGTACAAGGCTGCATTTCATGGGAGTCTAGTCCATGAGAACTTGTGTTGGCTGTTATCGAGCATCCTGTGTTGTGGTGCTGTAGCGGGACAACAAGGATTTGACTTAGAAGGACAGCAGCGTTAGGAGGCTGTTAGCGTCAGGAGAATATGATATTTGATTTCTTATTTCATTGTAGTTTGAACGAGTATCTAAAGGAGACTGGTTGGGCTGTTGTGGAGGAAATGTAGGTTGCACCCAGCCAATACGATTGGCTATGCAGGTATCAAATGTATTTCTGTAGACCAAAATGTGTATCCTTCTCTAGATGCCATGTAATACTAGGTTTCTTTTTTTACCTTCTGATGACAGcatgcatcatattattcattgGTATTACTAATGAGAtgtgtttcaattttttttctgttcttAGACTACATTTGTAGATGCCTATCCTTTTGTGATCACTTACCTTTTCAACCCATCTTAATAATTTGAACAGACGGTTGCATCAATAGTAGCTGAAGAATTTGGTGTGAAACTTGGAGAAGAAGTAGGATATACAATAAGATTTGAGGATGAAACAAACCCCGTATGATATAAGTTTTCCTCATCGCACTGCTTTTCTTTGTCTGAATTCTACAACATGAAACACATTTTCGGTCTAATGGGTTTCATGCCCTATGTACTCTGCTTATGCCTACATCGTTTGACACGGCATGACCTATGTAATGATTAGGGAAATGATGGAAGATCCTCATCTAGCAAATATAGGTGCCATGTTATGACCCTCAACATTAGTGATATTGTGTAAAAGGCAAGAGAAATAACATCCATATTTTAGCAATAAATAAAATATAATTTATTGCACAAAATGATCCATCTGGAAACTAACGAGTGCGAAGTAGCAACGCACTGGCCTTCCAAAGTCGATGCCATTAGTTGAATATTAAGTTTTTGTCCTACTATTTAGCATGCAGGTTATATTTTAATGGCATGTTTAAAACATAACCTCAAACCGAAATAGGAAATAACTTAATTTTAATAAATGCAGACTTATTAATATATATCCAAAATAAAAGAAGCCAAAATCCAGATATAATATCCGGAAACAAATAATATATTATCGGCATACTTAGTATTTATTACGGCACGTGATCATATCCGGTGTTTATATAATGGCATGTTCGGTGTTTTTCCTTGTAATATACTACTGGGTTGGTGACGCCGAATCACAACTTTGATTCCATTaaatattttgtgattgtgaTCAACTGAGTTGATTCATTTTCCGATTTTGTAATTATTGTTTCCTTATAAACATCTATAAAATGCTGCACCCTTGAATCACCCAAACCCAAACCAGACCGCTCTAACACCCTTGCCACTATAGCTTACTTTGACATGTCGTCATCCAACAGCATCGATGGGGCTGATGATAACCATCAAGATCAGGAAGAAACGAGGGAGCTGCACCCTGATGATCTTGGTCAACTGGAACAAGATGAGGAAGAACCGCGCCGAGATGGGAATGTTGGTGAGGGATCTGCACCGAGATGTAAGAAACTAAAGATGCATGATCATAACCTACCTGTTCAATTCCCATCCATGCTTTCCTCAAACCACTTTGATAACCTAATCCGACGTCGTGAGGTGCATCACATCCCTCGTGCACATGTCCCCTCAGGCTGGGATATCCAGCGTGACACGGGGTCAAGTGCAGCAAGGAAAGACGTTTGGGGTAGCAACAACTATGAGATTCTGCAAGCACAAAAGCATACTAGCATGTTGGTGCAGGTTTTGATTGACCACATAAATCAGTTGACGAAGGTGGTCGAGAAGCATATCCAAGCATGCGACAAGAAGCCACCACCACCTGATAAGGACGAAGCATGAGGAGGTCTACAATAGTGCTGAGATGATAGATTGTTTCGATTTTTAATCGCGTGTAATCGTTCGGAATTGAAAAATAATAAAGTTTGATTTTCAGTTGATTTATATCTGCTACGTGTGTGCTAAATATGCTCAATGACAATTTGATTTTCCCTTATATCTTATTTATCACCCTAATTACGCTCTAATTTCTTAAACTAATTCTACACGATGATAGCGTGTCCAAAAAAACAGCCTCAAATGACGCTCTAATTTGTCACCCTAAATCTCACCCGAAAGTCCTCATTGCAGGCATGCACAAGATCTCTCCCATCTCTCTTTGTGCACCTTCTGCATACTAGGGTCTCTCGCTGCCGTCCACGTGGCTCCTGGTGCCCCCACGCCTTTGATCTCCTCCGCCAATCCACTACGATCCTACTCATCTGCGTTACAGGTTCGTTCCCTTCCCTCCATTGTTTTTCTCAAATCGAGCAGAACAGAGTGTCTTTTCAGGATCCGCGCGTTTGCGTGGCCGCCGAGGCTGGATACCGGGATGAGCTAAAAGGAAGGTGGTATCGGCCGCTGCTGGAGGGGATAAGTTCGTTTCGAGGTGTAAGGAGAGAAGAGATGGACGGGGAGGGGGCCGACGCCGGCGTGGGCTTGCTGGCTTCTGCTGCTCCGTATGGGAGAGAGAGCGTGTGTTTGTGAGAAAGGCGCAAGAGTCAGAGCAGTTTTATCCATCTGCGAAATTTTGATGGCGACGAGTAGCAGCAACCAGGCCTCACgcgttgagagagagagagagatgagcgATTATTTTTTCTGACCGAATGATGCCGCTGATGTGTTTCTTCTGCTAATGCATAAATAGAGAGGGCATGTGTCTAATACCGTTGCTGCTAATGCATACGCATAAATAGACAAAATTATGTTGTTTGCTAGCTATGGGAGCGTATACTTCTACTACTATTTCTCATTTGTACGTATGTGTGTTATACAGATTGTTGTGATGAAAAAGAATAAACAATATGATCTTTTGCAAAGCTGTGTTGGACTGAATGATTTGTAGTCAAATTATATTTTTTGATATACACGAGGATCATAAAATTATGTGTTAGAAATGATTTATGTGAAAATACTAAAATTGTCTATTGTCCCGTACCTACGCACGGGCAATTACCTATAACATAATTAAAGATATCATCAAGGTAATGGAAAATAACATAATAAAAGGGGAAAATTAATAAATTAATGTGAATATCAGAAAGGTTAAGAAATATCCATAAAGAAGAAAGTCTTTTTTTCATAGGCAAGTGATAAATTAGATGTGTTTTCATAGGCAAGTGATCATAATGTGAATCAAACTGAAGATCATGGACCGATTTTGAGATGTCTGTTTCCATGATTAATAAACAATATTTAATAGTTTGCCAACTATTAAATATCTGAATATAGATATGTCACCCACGGGGGCCTAGCCAGCCAAAAACAAATTTTCATCACTATTTCATTTTCCCGCCGCCCATTATGCTTATATAAAGAAGCCCCGCTGCCCACAAATTTTCTATAGAGGAAAAGTCATCTCCTCCACGACGGCCATGGTAATCTCATACGGATCGATCACCTCTAAGAGGGTGATGGCGTCGCCGCCAGTTCCTGTCATCAGTCAACTCATCTCCCCTCCGATGAACAGGCAAGATAGAAGAATCTTTTTGTACGTCTATTTGCCATCACTAGATAATGTGTTATTTTCTTGAAATAATCACCATTGTTTTGCCACTTGGTCTTTTATCTTAAAAGATGGAGCACATGGCATACACTAGAACATAGTGATAGGCTTGGCGATCAAAACATCTATTGTCGGCTTGTTCATCTTGTATATTAGTTAAAATCAGATGGACAGTGAGTCTGAAATACATACTCGTTTTTTTTCATCGTGTAGAAACCAGATGTACCAAGCACTAACACAATCACCTGAGTATATTACTACTTGATTAGCATCAATTTATACAGTTTTTGAAGGTAAGAGATTCAAGGTCTGGCTGGAATCTCATTGGGGTCGTTTCTTATAACCATTGGGGACTGCATGTTTTCAACACCATTTTTATCCCATATATGCAATAGTACTGATGGCAAGAAGAAAATAAATTAGAAAAACCAGAATAATATGTATAAATATGACATGTTTAGTGTTGGGCCACTAGAATGTTATGCTCCTTGTCTGTTAAATTTTATGCTCCCCTTGGAAAATAATTTTACCTCATCCTTTTGTTTTATTATACGCACAGGAACTTGAATTTTCATCGCGTCCAAATGGAGCACATATATCAGAATTGCTGGATTATTCAAGCTAGGGTCATGTGGAAGGCTCACATCAAAGAGAATGGCATGGGAAACTTGTACCTTCAGTGCATACTACTCGATCGGCATGTAAGGCATTAATCATCTACTTTATAGCCCGCATTTCCTAAATACAATTTTGATAAACATGTTTTTTTTGCTCATTGTTGTTATGATTCATGAAAATATATTAGGGGACAAAGATGGAAGCGATTGCGTACAACAGCCAGGCAATCCGGTTCAACAGCATGCTAGAAACCAGTAGGACCTATGATTTCAATCGCGTCGGGTTCAACCCCACAGAAATGCCAGATGGACATTTCTGGTACCTAGCCATGGACTTTGTCGCCACACTAAATTCTACGACCGAGGTTAGGATGTCGGCACAGCAGATAACGTCGACAATTTGCCCACCGTGCTTCCCACAGTTTGGAGAAATCTTTGAGCTACGGGACAAAACTATCACTGGTGCTCATCTTTATATTGGTTTTTGCATATTACTCCGTACAACTCAGAGTCTCATTGTGATTTCAAATTTGCAGATGTGGTTGCTATCCTTACCTATGTTGGTCAGATAGAATATAAGTGGGATTCAATATATAGACGCCGCGTCCCTTCCCTCGAGATTGGCCTCATGAACTTTCAGTAAGCGCCAATTATAATATGAGATTGCCATATGCTTCTTTTTGTAATTTTATTGTTGCAATGATAGACTCACATTTGTATTTGTTTGTAGACGGCAGGTAATTTTCTTACGTGTACGTGAAGAGCACGTTGGGCCTCACTTCTGCCATTTGTAATGCACTGACGATCTGTTCGAGAAGCTTGTTGTTACTTACATACAGGTAAATCGGAGGCAGCGATGCTTGCAAACTATGAGGGAGAGCTCATTCTTCTTCTCTCCTAacattaatgatgatcatcattatctACAAGGTAGGGGCTGCGTTCTATTTTAATTTTGTTTTGAATATTTTTTTTCTGTAATACTATGTCACTACTATATAACACTGATTTTTATCATAGATATCCATGAAGCCAGCCTCATGACACTTGATGAAACACGTGTGTATGTCAATGGTGTTGTTCAAGCTAGGAACAATGGACGCTAGAAGTATCACAGCTGAAATTAGAGCGGTCTTGAGGGTTTTGGACAACTGACTATGTACTGATGCATATTCAAATGTCGCAAATAAATGGCTACTACAGTTTTGTTATGTATCGAATTGAGAATTATCCTTTTGGCAATATGATTAATGTATTCTACATATATATACCTTAAAAATACGCAGTGTTCCGTCTTTCATCTTACGCCGTCGTCCTTCGTCCGTCTCTCCCCCACCATTCCTTTTTTCACGCGAGCCAGAAAAGGAAACAGCGTACGCACGCAGCAGTTTTTTTTGGAAAAACTAACTAAGGCCTCTTCCCCTCGTGCGATCCCAATGCAGGCATGATCCTGGGATAACACACGCGCACCCACGCCTCCGCCGCCGCATGTTTGCCCCCATCCGCCCGAGTCCTCTGGTCCATGTTCTCCCTCTCTTATCCCTCCTCCATGTGTGCCTTATCGATCCTAACATGATGGTGCACGCATGGCACGCATGGAAGGATATTGTTCCAGTTGGAATATATATCAAACATTAGTTGCTTTATTTTTCCTTTACTACTCTTAGTTTTCTCAAGACTATGAGCATTATAAACTCTTACTTGAACTTTACAGATTTGCGGGAATAAAAGGCCAATGTTAGGTGTTTCATGCACTATTATTTTCTGACGAGACTCACTACTGTTTTTTTTATTGATAAATCTTGATATTTCTTTCAAGAAGGCGTCCTATGTGTATGTCCAGGGCATAACTAGATGTGTCTTAGTTATTGCACATTGATATGAGGCACTCAAACataaaattaaagaaaaaagcTACCCACACCAATCTTCATGCACAATCAATGATATGTGATTTAGATGTGCAATACTActtaaagcacatctagatgtgctttagcaaaaacGTATTTTATAACTCAAATTTTCTCTCCATGGAGATATACCAACGACCAGAATATGGAACAATACATGTAAAAGAAGTGGGCAGTAGTTGCATAATTGAATTAAGGGTAAAGCTATAGATTGTTCGACATGGTATATGTTATATTATGTGATATAGGTGTTGAACCACTAAAAATATATATAtaccccgttgcaacgcacagaCGCCTATGGATTATATCATGTCTATAGTTTTTGTTATGGAAACTTGTAATTATGGAAGGATATGGGCCACCTTCCGAGTACATGCCCACGATTCCTCCCGACCAAGATATGTCAATTATTAGAACTCTACATATCCTTAAAGTCATTTCCTTCTAATACGTTATAGTATCCAATCTCCCGGTGTAGCCTACCATACGTTCAATGGGTTTCCCAGTTTGGCCATTAATTTTCCCTTAATCGGATTTGTTTATAAGGAAAGTTAAATCCTGCTTGTTCCGATCGGAAAGGGAGACGTATATAATAGATATATAATCCGGCGTTTATTTATTTTCCCAGTGCAGTAAGGAATAAAAATAAATGCTTGTCCGTTTATTAGCAAGGTTTTGTAATGGAAACATGCAAAGATGGAAGGATAAGGGGCACCTTCCAATCCATACAACATGCTAATGCCTCACCGACCTGGTGCCGGACAATTCCCCTCCGACACTCAGATATATGGTCCGGCTGTGAGTCCACCATTGTCCAATGCCCCCTCGCTTGCTCATCCTGGTGCTAAGATGACTTTCTGCCCGCGGTAATGGCTGCAATGCCGATTTTTGATGGAGTGGACGACGCAGTCGAGTACATCTACAACTACGTCATGGTTTCCTCAGACGAGGAGGAATTAGAGTTTGTTCTGGCAGCCCTAAACTCCATCTATACTTTATTTGCACTTGTTAGCTGCAGATCACTACCATTATAGTTTGCATTATCGGCTTCTTATTTTAAACCCGAGTAAAAATCTGTTCTTTCACCTAATCCATGGCGATTAGTTGGTCATGTTCATAAGTTGTTGCATGCATGTACTAGTTAGGATCATGCTAGCCTTTCTAAGTCCATAAGGTTCTTAAGATCTAACGTAGTGGTTGCAAAAAACTGGCCATGCGCTAATATTATCATTTTACATTACGCCATGATAGTACCATCCACAGCACGTTATTTTAAACTACAAATTTTCTTTGAACGGTAGTATATTGCAACGGGTCCTGGTGCATGATACATGTACCATCTACAGATTTTTTTCATAACTGTAATACTACAGAAATACATTGCAACCTAACATGTCATAATAGATTTGGTTATCTTAAGAAATAGTACTTCTCTCCTCAAATGACAGTACAACTCCAATTAGAAGATACATACATTTCAGACCTTACTAAAGTTTTGAAAAAATGTACTATTGTTTGCCCACACATTGAAGTACTACATTTTTTTGATACCCTTATTTTTCTAACAGCTTTGCTATCATGCCGGTTTGTTTGCAGCACAATATGGATAAGGAGCCCTCGTCCATTCTTG
The sequence above is a segment of the Aegilops tauschii subsp. strangulata cultivar AL8/78 chromosome 6, Aet v6.0, whole genome shotgun sequence genome. Coding sequences within it:
- the LOC109772504 gene encoding uncharacterized protein — encoded protein: MLDNRWVVPYNPYLLRMFNCHINVEVCSSIKAGKYLYKYIYKGHDKASFSIDQPDANDNTLDDCLTEAEQWAMSCSLRRLFATILVHCEPGDVRGLWDRHLEPMSDDYRRSRTSPDEVEQMVLLDIRGMLQSMGKDIVDFALPSIDDAFDPTEGEAREVIEESTVEFDVDDTKLSSSLNLEQRAAYDEILAAIECDDGGVFFVDGPGGTGKTFLYRAMLAKVRSKGKIGIATATSGVAASIMPGGRTAHSRFKIPLSCDDGASCSFTKQSGTAKLLRMASLIIWDEASMTKRQAVEALDNSMRDIMGICDRPFGGKTVVFGGDFRQGMRRLRLITNMRAHNDRWFADYLLRVGNGTEDVDDQGNILLPEDICLPSTGEVDDLEKLIDHDNVDKINIRMIERFHGDEVIYHSFDSAEDDPYGYYAQEFLNGLTPNGLPPHALKLKLNCHVILLRNIDPANGLCNGTRLVVRGFERNTIDAEIVIGQHAGRRVFLPRIPLCPSENGMFPFKFKRKQFPIRLSFAMTINKAQGQTIPIVGVYLPNPVFSHGQLYVALSRATAKRNIKILIQKEKPKEKANKLKDNPKKRKRPIVSLLTSMKNIVYKEVLTG